In Tamandua tetradactyla isolate mTamTet1 chromosome 7, mTamTet1.pri, whole genome shotgun sequence, the following are encoded in one genomic region:
- the IKBIP gene encoding inhibitor of nuclear factor kappa-B kinase-interacting protein isoform X1, with protein sequence MNELKSRKKSGPRGAPAEPGKRSEGGKSPEARGGAGGGWADPRTGLSLLALGTCLGLAWFVFQQSEKFAKIESQYQLLKIETNEFQELRNKISLISEKLESTENILQEAASSMSLMTHFEQEVSSLQNIMHDIQNSEEVLTQKMQSLNEKFQNVTDFWQRSLEEMNVNTDVLKAKAKYMHSQITAQVNSAEQGIKLLTERLKDLENSTLKNIRTIKRQEEEDLLRVEEQLGLDTKAVEKLEEEQHALFARDEDLTNKLSTYEPKVEECKTHLPTIESAIRSVLRVSQDLIGTEKKMEDLTIQIFNMEDDMLKAVSEIMEMQKTLEGIQYDNSILKMQNELDILKGKVHNFVAYSSTREKGNLEEYNLDNKAHNDF encoded by the exons ATGAACGAGCTGAAGAGCCGGAAGAAGTCGGGGCCCCGGGGAGCCCCTGCAGAGCCCGGGAAGCGGAGCGAGGGCGGGAAGAGCCCCGAGGCCCGGGGCGGTGCAGGCGGGGGCTGGGCGGACCCGCGGACGGGCCTGAGTCTGCTGGCGCTGGGGACGTGCCTGGGCCTGGCCTG gtttgtATTTCAGCAGTCGGAAAAGTTTGCAAAGATAGAAAGCCAATACCAATTACTGAAAATAGAAACCAATGAGTTCCAAGAACTTCGAAACAAAATCAGTTTAATTTCAGAAAAG CTTGAGTCTACTGAAAATATCCTGCAGGAAGCTGCATCATCCATGTCTTTGATGACCCACTTTGAGCAGGAAGTGTCCAGCCTCCAAAACATCATGCATGACATTCAGAATAGTGAAGAAGTGCTCACTCAAAAGATGCAGAGTCTTAATGAGAAATTCCAGAATGTTACAGATTTCTGGCAGAGAAgtctagaagaaatgaatgttaatacagatgttttaaaagcaaaagcaaaatatatGCATTCACAAATTACTGCCCAAGTTAACTCAGCTGAACAAGGAATAAAATTGCTCACTGAAAGGCTAAAAGATTTGGAAAACAGCACACTAAAAAATAttagaacaataaaaagacaagaagaAGAGGATCTTCTCCGAGTAGAGGAACAGCTTGGCTTGGATACGAAAGCAGTTGAAAAGTTAGAAGAAGAACAGCACGCTCTCTTTGCCAGAGATGAAGATCTGACTAATAAACTTTCTACCTATGAACCCAAAGTTGAAGAATGCAAGACACATTTACCAACAATTGAAAGTGCTATTCGCTCTGTTCTTAGAGTTTCTCAGGACCTGATagggacagaaaagaaaatggaagacttgactatacaaatatttaatatgGAAGATGATATGCTGAAAGCAGTGTCTGAAATAATGGAGATGCAGAAAACCCTTGAAGGAATTCAGTATgacaacagtatattaaaaatgcaaaatgaactGGATATTCTAAAAGGAAAAGTTCACAATTTTGTAGCATATTCAAGTACAagggaaaaagggaatttagaagAATATAATCTAGACAATAAAGCGCACAATGATTTTTGA
- the IKBIP gene encoding inhibitor of nuclear factor kappa-B kinase-interacting protein isoform X2 → MNELKSRKKSGPRGAPAEPGKRSEGGKSPEARGGAGGGWADPRTGLSLLALGTCLGLAWFVFQQSEKFAKIESQYQLLKIETNEFQELRNKISLISEKCQKSEAIMEQLKSLQIITHLKHLQEEIYEVKTSSNRITEKQDILNNNLTALSQEVTKVDQSTTSMAKDVTLTITTVKTDIRRISGLVTDVTSLTDTVQELENKLEKVEKNTVKNIGDLLSSSIDRTAMLRKTASENFLRINSVKKTLSELTDDFNKHTERFLSLESDRVKVLKTVTFANDLKPKVYNLKKDFSRLEPLVNDLTLRIGRLVTDLVQREKEIAFLNEKISNLTIIQAEIKDMKDEITHISDMD, encoded by the exons ATGAACGAGCTGAAGAGCCGGAAGAAGTCGGGGCCCCGGGGAGCCCCTGCAGAGCCCGGGAAGCGGAGCGAGGGCGGGAAGAGCCCCGAGGCCCGGGGCGGTGCAGGCGGGGGCTGGGCGGACCCGCGGACGGGCCTGAGTCTGCTGGCGCTGGGGACGTGCCTGGGCCTGGCCTG gtttgtATTTCAGCAGTCGGAAAAGTTTGCAAAGATAGAAAGCCAATACCAATTACTGAAAATAGAAACCAATGAGTTCCAAGAACTTCGAAACAAAATCAGTTTAATTTCAGAAAAG TGTCAGAAGTCAGAGGCTATCATGGAACAATTGAAGTCTTTGCAAATAATTACTCATCTAAAGCATCTACAGGAGGAAATTTATGAGGTGAAAACTTCATCGAACAGGATAACTGAAAAACAGGATATATTGAACAACAATTTGACAGCTCTTTCTCAAGAAGTTACAAAAGTAGACCAAAGTACAACTTCCATGGCAAAAGATGTCACTCTCACGATTACAACTGTGAAAACAGATATACGACGTATTTCAGGTTTAGTAACTGATGTAACATCATTGACAGATACTGTGCAAGAACTAGAAAATAAgttagaaaaagtagaaaaaaatacagtaaaaaacaTAGGTGATCTTCTTTCAAGTAGTATTGACCGAACAGCGATGCTCCGCAAGACTGCATCTGAAAATTTCCTAAGAATTAACTCAGTTAAGAAGACACTGTCTGAGCTAACAGATGATTTCAACAAGCACACAGAAAGATTTTTAAGCTTAGAAAGTGACAGAGTTAAAGTTCTGAAGACAGTGACTTTTGCAAATGATCTCAAACCAAAGGTATATAATCTAAAGAAGGATTTTTCCCGTTTGGAACCATTGGTAAATGATTTAACACTACGCATTGGGCGACTAGTTACTGACTtagtacaaagagaaaaagaaattgctttcttaaatgaaaaaatatctaaCTTAACAATAATCCAAGCTGAGATTAAAGATATGAAAGATGAAATAACACATATTTCAGATATGGATTAG